In Caballeronia insecticola, one DNA window encodes the following:
- a CDS encoding sugar ABC transporter ATP-binding protein: MNDAALAIDLSNVTKRFGATVALDGASFSVKRGAVHALLGENGAGKSTTVKLLSGLIEPDSGSIRVMGHDVAMKSPKDAHRAGVQTAFQEMTLVRDLTVAQNLLMSYEPTGFLGRIKKREAQRQAAEWLDKLELSDVRPGAYIRDLSLPVRQKIEIAKAIVRGPRVLLLDEPTSALSGRDVAWLARRIDEMKASGTTFVFISHRMQEVREFCDSLTVYRNGRDVGAFDAGDISDDEVIRLVIGRSMEAKYPPKVASTKGDATPAIEARNIRVDGVVSDFNLTLKPGEVHGIAALQGMGQRELFEALFGATYVDDGEIRIDGEPVTLTSTADSLKAGVSTGFLPEDRKTEGLFLRLPGGENVSLPVIGRYSRFGLIDRKREQEAIRRSLAQMDVNPRALYKPCLSFSGGNQQKIAMAKWLLTQSRVWLMFDPTRGIDVGTKHQIFVLMRAFAAAGGSVLFYSTDVPELVNVCDRVSVMYRGRNAGELADDALTEENVMRKMLSS; encoded by the coding sequence ATGAACGACGCGGCATTGGCCATCGACCTGTCGAACGTGACGAAGCGCTTCGGCGCGACCGTTGCGCTCGACGGTGCATCGTTCAGCGTGAAGCGCGGCGCCGTGCATGCGCTGCTCGGCGAGAACGGCGCAGGCAAGTCCACGACGGTCAAGCTGCTGTCGGGTCTTATCGAGCCCGACTCCGGCAGCATCCGCGTGATGGGTCACGACGTAGCGATGAAGAGCCCGAAGGACGCGCATCGTGCGGGCGTGCAGACGGCGTTTCAGGAGATGACGCTCGTGCGCGATCTCACGGTCGCGCAGAATCTGCTGATGTCGTACGAGCCGACGGGCTTTCTCGGTCGCATCAAAAAGCGCGAGGCGCAGCGGCAGGCGGCGGAATGGCTCGATAAGCTCGAACTGTCCGACGTGCGGCCCGGCGCGTATATCCGCGATCTGTCGTTGCCGGTGCGGCAGAAGATCGAGATTGCGAAGGCCATCGTGCGCGGGCCGCGCGTGCTGCTGCTCGACGAGCCGACGTCCGCGCTCTCGGGGCGCGACGTCGCGTGGCTGGCGCGCCGCATCGACGAGATGAAGGCAAGCGGCACGACCTTCGTGTTCATCTCGCATCGCATGCAGGAAGTGCGCGAGTTCTGCGACAGCCTCACGGTCTATCGCAACGGCCGCGATGTCGGCGCATTCGATGCGGGCGATATCTCCGACGACGAAGTGATCCGCCTTGTCATCGGCCGCTCGATGGAAGCGAAGTATCCGCCGAAGGTCGCTTCCACGAAGGGCGACGCAACGCCTGCAATCGAAGCGCGCAACATTCGCGTCGATGGCGTCGTGAGCGACTTCAATCTGACCTTGAAACCGGGTGAAGTGCACGGCATTGCCGCGCTGCAGGGCATGGGACAGCGCGAGTTGTTCGAGGCGCTGTTCGGCGCGACGTATGTCGATGACGGCGAGATACGCATCGACGGCGAGCCCGTTACGCTGACCTCGACCGCCGATTCGCTGAAGGCCGGCGTATCGACGGGCTTTCTCCCCGAGGACCGCAAGACCGAAGGCCTCTTCCTGCGTTTGCCCGGCGGCGAGAACGTTTCGCTGCCGGTGATCGGGCGGTATTCACGCTTCGGACTCATCGACCGCAAGCGCGAACAGGAGGCGATCCGCCGCTCGCTCGCGCAAATGGACGTGAATCCGCGCGCGCTCTACAAGCCGTGTTTGTCGTTCTCGGGCGGCAATCAGCAGAAGATCGCGATGGCCAAATGGCTGCTCACGCAAAGCCGCGTGTGGCTGATGTTCGACCCGACGCGCGGTATCGACGTCGGCACCAAGCATCAGATTTTCGTGCTCATGCGCGCGTTCGCGGCAGCCGGCGGTTCCGTGCTCTTCTATTCGACCGATGTGCCCGAGCTTGTCAACGTGTGCGACCGCGTGTCGGTGATGTATCGCGGACGCAATGCCGGCGAACTCGCGGACGATGCGCTCACGGAAGAGAACGTGATGCGCAAGATGCTTTCCAGTTAA
- a CDS encoding sugar ABC transporter substrate-binding protein, translating to MKAWTHTIRHAGRAALGLAFAAALAVSGQAHAAGKYKIFLSMSYVGNDWQTEAANMVKAMANTPALKDKVDLEVQVAGTDAQKQIQQINSMVQAGAKAIVIYPISPTALNRAIKNACSKGVVVAAYDGEVTEPCAHNVTIDQHQAGTVTAEWLAKTLNGKGNIVLINGVPGTSVDRARTEAAKAVFAKFPGIKVVAEGTGMWSQATAKTELSKILATNSWDKIDGLWMQVGCFTAASMQLEAGIAEDKIKPCAGESSNGHRVQMLPPGEVKGQGAYRSIGYRSISYGAPPYSGAMALKMAVKKLDGGDFPARVTLKLPLVLTSESKLCKTGSIDELKAGCTAFPPDKVPPGWFADIYSEDTKEVGFNAALTGNQD from the coding sequence ATGAAAGCATGGACGCACACGATTCGTCATGCGGGCCGGGCAGCGCTCGGCCTCGCGTTTGCAGCGGCGCTCGCGGTATCGGGGCAGGCTCACGCCGCGGGCAAGTACAAGATCTTTCTGTCGATGAGTTATGTCGGCAACGACTGGCAGACCGAGGCCGCGAACATGGTCAAGGCGATGGCCAATACGCCCGCGCTCAAGGACAAGGTCGATCTCGAAGTGCAGGTTGCGGGCACCGACGCGCAGAAGCAGATCCAGCAGATCAACTCGATGGTGCAGGCCGGCGCGAAAGCCATCGTCATCTATCCGATCTCGCCGACGGCGCTCAATCGCGCGATCAAGAACGCATGCTCGAAGGGCGTCGTCGTTGCGGCGTATGACGGCGAAGTGACCGAGCCGTGCGCGCACAACGTGACCATCGATCAGCATCAGGCGGGCACCGTCACGGCCGAATGGCTCGCGAAAACGTTGAACGGCAAGGGCAACATCGTGCTGATCAACGGCGTGCCGGGCACGTCCGTCGATCGCGCGCGCACCGAAGCGGCGAAGGCCGTGTTCGCGAAGTTCCCGGGCATCAAGGTCGTCGCGGAAGGCACCGGCATGTGGAGTCAGGCGACCGCGAAGACCGAACTCTCGAAGATCCTCGCGACCAACAGTTGGGACAAGATCGACGGACTGTGGATGCAGGTGGGCTGCTTCACGGCGGCGTCGATGCAACTTGAAGCCGGCATCGCCGAAGACAAGATCAAGCCGTGCGCGGGCGAATCGTCGAACGGGCATCGCGTGCAGATGCTGCCGCCGGGCGAAGTGAAGGGGCAGGGCGCTTATCGCTCGATCGGTTATCGCTCGATCTCCTACGGCGCGCCGCCGTACTCCGGCGCGATGGCGCTCAAGATGGCCGTGAAGAAGCTCGACGGCGGCGACTTCCCGGCACGCGTGACGCTCAAGCTGCCGCTCGTGCTGACGTCCGAATCGAAGCTCTGCAAGACCGGCAGCATCGATGAACTGAAGGCAGGCTGCACGGCCTTCCCGCCCGACAAGGTGCCGCCGGGCTGGTTCGCCGACATCTACTCGGAAGACACGAAGGAAGTGGGCTTCAACGCGGCGCTGACGGGCAATCAGGACTGA
- a CDS encoding N-acyl homoserine lactonase family protein translates to MPTGWLTVDRSSQVYGRYFGQQIKVPVWSTAIVGAGKKIVVDTGIHDPGWVSNFVCPCEQAPEEKLERALKEYVGWSADEVDIVINTHLHYDHSGGNTLFKNARFVVQAKEWEYAGHPLPTQATYYQEFLIGREPLAYFRWQFVHGVTDIVPGVRVVPTPGHTPGHQSVAVDTEEGVVLIAGDCANCMENIVDLVPVGIVHETLAEMGSLTRIRQIADFVIPGHDPNVVPGSAGIALPAGARIAHVTTSN, encoded by the coding sequence ATGCCGACGGGCTGGCTCACCGTCGATCGCTCGTCGCAAGTGTATGGCCGGTACTTCGGCCAGCAGATCAAGGTGCCGGTCTGGTCGACGGCGATCGTTGGCGCCGGCAAGAAGATCGTCGTCGATACGGGCATTCACGATCCGGGCTGGGTCTCGAACTTCGTATGTCCGTGCGAGCAGGCGCCCGAAGAGAAGCTCGAGCGCGCGCTGAAGGAATACGTCGGCTGGAGCGCGGACGAAGTCGATATCGTCATCAACACGCATCTGCATTACGACCATTCGGGCGGCAACACGCTGTTCAAGAATGCGCGCTTCGTCGTGCAGGCAAAGGAGTGGGAATACGCGGGCCATCCGTTGCCGACGCAGGCCACCTACTACCAGGAGTTTCTGATCGGGCGCGAGCCGCTTGCGTATTTTCGCTGGCAGTTCGTGCACGGCGTGACCGATATCGTGCCGGGCGTGCGGGTCGTGCCGACGCCGGGTCATACGCCGGGGCATCAGTCGGTCGCGGTCGATACGGAAGAAGGTGTCGTGCTGATCGCGGGCGATTGCGCGAACTGCATGGAGAACATTGTCGATCTCGTGCCGGTGGGCATCGTGCATGAAACGCTCGCGGAAATGGGCTCGCTCACGCGCATCAGGCAGATCGCGGATTTCGTCATACCGGGGCATGACCCCAACGTCGTGCCCGGCAGCGCGGGCATTGCGTTGCCTGCGGGCGCGCGTATCGCGCACGTGACTACATCGAATTAA
- a CDS encoding BKACE family enzyme codes for MATKRKVIITCAPTGAIHTPSMSPYLPVTPQQIGDAALAAAKEGAAILHLHARDPNDGHPTQDPAVFQEFLPRIKAETDAVINITTGGSPHMTVAERLKPAHHFKPEVASLNMGSMNFGLYPMLERFKDLKHEWERKHLENSRDLVFKNTFADIEYILTSCSANGTRFEYECYDISHLYNLAHFVDRGLAKPPFFVQSVFGLLGGIGPHPEDLAHMKRTADRLFGHDYVWSILGAGRNQITLGSMGVAQGSNVRVGLEDSLWIEPGKLAESSAAQVRKIRQVIEGLSLNIATPAEAREMLKLKGASDTNF; via the coding sequence ATGGCAACGAAACGCAAGGTCATCATCACGTGCGCGCCGACGGGTGCGATTCATACGCCGTCCATGTCGCCGTATCTTCCCGTCACGCCGCAGCAGATCGGCGATGCCGCATTGGCCGCGGCGAAAGAAGGCGCGGCGATCCTGCATCTGCACGCACGCGATCCGAACGATGGCCACCCGACGCAGGATCCCGCCGTATTTCAGGAGTTTTTGCCGCGCATCAAGGCTGAAACCGATGCGGTCATCAACATCACGACGGGCGGCAGTCCGCATATGACCGTCGCGGAGCGTCTGAAGCCCGCGCATCACTTCAAGCCGGAAGTGGCGTCGCTCAATATGGGTTCGATGAACTTCGGCCTTTATCCGATGCTGGAACGCTTCAAGGACCTCAAGCACGAGTGGGAGCGCAAGCATCTGGAAAACAGCCGCGATCTCGTGTTCAAGAACACCTTCGCGGACATCGAATACATCCTGACGTCGTGCAGCGCGAACGGCACGCGCTTCGAGTACGAGTGCTACGACATCTCGCATCTCTACAACCTCGCGCACTTCGTCGATCGCGGGCTCGCGAAACCGCCGTTCTTCGTGCAGAGCGTGTTCGGTCTGCTGGGCGGTATCGGGCCGCATCCCGAAGATCTCGCGCATATGAAGCGCACGGCCGACCGGCTCTTCGGCCACGACTACGTGTGGTCGATTCTCGGCGCGGGCCGCAACCAGATCACGCTCGGCTCGATGGGCGTGGCGCAGGGTTCGAACGTGCGCGTCGGTCTTGAAGACTCGTTGTGGATCGAACCGGGCAAGCTCGCTGAATCGAGCGCGGCGCAAGTGCGCAAGATTCGCCAGGTGATCGAAGGGCTTTCGCTCAATATCGCGACGCCCGCCGAAGCACGCGAGATGCTCAAGCTGAAGGGCGCGAGCGACACCAACTTCTGA
- a CDS encoding SDR family oxidoreductase → MTVLQMLKPHAGLRVLVTGGASGIGLVIARAFIDAGARVHVCDASADAIDALSKAEANTECNAITATLADVSDKDAVDRVFADVQSELGGLDVLVNNAGIAGPTGGIDELDVKEWEDTIDVNLNAQFYFARRAVPMLREASGGGTIIALSSVAGRLGYAFRTPYAATKWAVVGMTKSLAIELGPSNIRVNAIQPGIVKGPRIERVISARAKQLNLSYEEMEKQYLAKVSLRRMTTPEEVAATALFLCSPAGSGISGQAISVCGNVEVL, encoded by the coding sequence ATGACGGTTCTTCAGATGCTGAAACCGCACGCGGGCTTGCGCGTGCTCGTGACGGGCGGCGCATCGGGCATCGGGCTCGTGATCGCGCGCGCGTTCATCGATGCGGGGGCGCGCGTGCATGTTTGCGATGCGAGCGCGGACGCCATCGACGCGCTGTCGAAAGCCGAAGCGAACACGGAATGCAACGCGATCACCGCGACGCTCGCGGACGTCTCCGACAAGGACGCCGTCGATCGCGTCTTCGCTGACGTACAAAGCGAACTTGGCGGACTCGACGTGCTCGTGAACAACGCGGGCATCGCGGGTCCGACGGGCGGCATCGACGAACTCGACGTGAAGGAATGGGAAGACACCATCGACGTCAATCTGAACGCGCAGTTCTACTTCGCGCGCCGCGCGGTGCCGATGTTGCGCGAAGCCTCGGGCGGCGGAACGATCATCGCGCTGTCGTCGGTGGCGGGGCGGCTCGGCTATGCGTTTCGCACGCCGTATGCCGCGACGAAATGGGCGGTCGTCGGCATGACCAAGAGCCTCGCGATCGAACTGGGGCCGTCGAACATTCGCGTCAACGCGATACAGCCGGGCATCGTGAAGGGACCGCGCATCGAGCGTGTGATCTCGGCGCGCGCGAAGCAATTGAACCTCTCCTATGAAGAGATGGAGAAGCAGTATCTCGCGAAGGTTTCGCTGCGCCGCATGACGACGCCGGAAGAAGTCGCGGCCACCGCGCTCTTTCTGTGCTCGCCCGCGGGCAGCGGCATCTCGGGGCAGGCGATCTCGGTCTGCGGCAACGTCGAAGTGCTCTAA
- a CDS encoding GntR family transcriptional regulator — MAGRVYAQLRQAIMTGRFAPGQLLSLRSVAEAVGSSTMPVRAALTRLQAEGALIDGPGRALMVPPMTLELLDELRDVRIALEGAVAKRAAARMTREHLTALQQVFDTMDAHVEAGDAAAYLRSNFEFHIAIYTHGASDLTLATIQNLWMRIGPFLNLVAPDIPHMRRSMAAHRHIVEALWRGDGEGARAGIEEDIGDAAADLQERLQSGAPHDTSSKTSKQASA; from the coding sequence ATGGCTGGCCGCGTCTATGCGCAGTTGCGGCAGGCGATCATGACGGGCCGCTTTGCGCCCGGCCAGTTGTTGAGTCTGCGCAGCGTGGCGGAAGCGGTCGGTTCATCGACGATGCCGGTGCGCGCGGCGCTCACGCGCCTACAAGCGGAAGGCGCGTTGATCGACGGCCCCGGCCGCGCGCTGATGGTCCCGCCGATGACGCTCGAACTGCTCGACGAACTGCGCGACGTGCGCATTGCGCTAGAGGGCGCGGTCGCGAAACGCGCGGCAGCACGCATGACGCGCGAGCATCTCACGGCATTGCAGCAGGTCTTCGACACCATGGACGCGCATGTCGAAGCCGGCGATGCAGCCGCCTATCTGCGCAGTAACTTCGAATTTCACATTGCCATTTATACGCATGGCGCAAGCGATCTCACGCTCGCGACGATCCAGAACCTCTGGATGCGCATCGGTCCGTTCCTGAATCTCGTCGCACCGGATATTCCGCATATGCGCCGCTCGATGGCGGCGCATCGTCACATCGTCGAAGCGCTCTGGCGCGGCGATGGCGAAGGCGCGCGCGCAGGCATCGAAGAGGATATCGGCGATGCGGCGGCCGACCTGCAAGAGCGTCTGCAAAGCGGCGCACCACACGATACAAGTAGCAAGACCAGCAAACAGGCAAGCGCCTGA
- a CDS encoding hybrid sensor histidine kinase/response regulator, with the protein MTSDWSEVLILNVDDNDGARYAKTRILSRAGFNVIEAATGTGALERVRAQSPDLVLLDVKLPDINGLEVCRQIKASPDTSGTLVLQTSAAAVHSLDRIRGLEGGADSYLTEPVEPAELIAHVRALLRVRLAENALRESEERFRQLAENIDDVFWMLDPASNALLYVSPAYARLFDTGGAASPGPDHWSGEILPLDREHVAEAYRQLLANGTPYEVEYRIVRASGVPRWVVERAFQVRAASGHPARAQRVAGIVNDISERKAAELLLREADRRKDEFLAMLAHELRNPLAPIRNAIDLLDPERMPSAQHFSTVRAIIDRQVRHLSRLVDDLLDVARITQGKITLREEPVDLAVAIAAAIETVQPSLERRHHTLTVTLPDAPLYIAGDNVRLAQVFGNLLSNASKYSLEGGEIAIEAKQFGDAVRIVVRDKGIGIAPDMLPHIFDLFVQSETSLERSEGGLGIGLPLARTLVELQGGRIEAFSAGPLMGSEFIVWLPLTQHAQVAAQRVEPAAANTASGQRVLLVDDSVDAATAMAMLLEADGFDVRTAHEANEALAISDIFAPQIVLLDIGLPGMDGYRLAAEMRARAATADALLIAVTGYGQAHDRQRSKDAGFDHHLVKPVAFEEIQRAVRGRFG; encoded by the coding sequence ATGACAAGCGACTGGAGCGAGGTGCTGATCCTCAACGTCGACGACAACGACGGCGCGCGCTACGCCAAGACGCGCATCCTGTCGCGCGCGGGCTTCAACGTGATCGAGGCGGCCACCGGTACCGGCGCGCTCGAACGCGTGCGTGCGCAATCCCCCGATCTCGTGCTGCTCGACGTGAAGCTGCCCGACATCAACGGGCTCGAAGTGTGCCGCCAGATCAAGGCGTCGCCGGATACGTCGGGCACGCTCGTGCTGCAGACATCGGCGGCGGCCGTGCATAGTCTCGATCGCATTCGCGGTCTCGAAGGCGGCGCGGACAGCTATCTGACGGAGCCGGTCGAACCGGCGGAACTGATCGCGCACGTCCGCGCGCTGTTGCGCGTGCGTCTGGCGGAAAACGCGCTGCGCGAGAGCGAAGAGCGCTTTCGCCAGCTCGCCGAAAATATCGACGACGTCTTCTGGATGCTCGATCCGGCGTCGAACGCACTGCTGTACGTGAGTCCGGCGTATGCACGTCTGTTCGATACAGGCGGCGCGGCATCACCCGGTCCCGATCACTGGTCCGGCGAGATCCTGCCGCTGGATCGCGAGCATGTCGCCGAGGCGTACCGTCAACTGCTTGCGAACGGCACGCCGTACGAGGTCGAATATCGTATCGTGCGCGCGAGCGGCGTCCCGCGCTGGGTCGTCGAGCGCGCGTTTCAGGTGCGTGCCGCGAGCGGTCATCCGGCGCGGGCGCAGCGCGTCGCGGGCATTGTCAACGACATCTCCGAGCGCAAGGCCGCCGAACTCCTGTTGCGCGAAGCGGACCGTCGCAAGGACGAATTTCTCGCGATGCTTGCGCACGAGCTGCGCAATCCGCTCGCGCCGATCCGCAATGCGATCGATCTGCTCGATCCGGAGCGCATGCCGTCGGCGCAGCACTTCTCGACGGTGCGCGCGATCATCGACAGGCAGGTGCGGCATCTGAGCCGTCTCGTCGACGATCTGCTCGACGTCGCGCGCATTACGCAGGGCAAGATCACGCTGCGCGAGGAGCCGGTCGATCTCGCGGTGGCGATCGCCGCGGCCATCGAAACCGTGCAGCCTTCGCTCGAACGAAGGCACCACACGCTCACGGTGACGCTGCCGGATGCGCCGCTCTACATCGCCGGCGACAACGTGCGGCTCGCGCAAGTGTTCGGCAATCTGCTCTCGAACGCGTCGAAGTACAGCCTCGAAGGAGGCGAGATCGCGATCGAGGCCAAGCAGTTCGGCGATGCCGTGCGCATCGTCGTGCGCGATAAGGGCATCGGTATCGCGCCGGACATGCTGCCGCATATCTTCGATCTGTTCGTGCAATCCGAGACCTCGCTCGAACGCTCGGAAGGCGGGCTCGGCATCGGCTTGCCGCTCGCGCGCACGCTCGTCGAATTGCAGGGCGGACGTATCGAGGCGTTTTCCGCCGGGCCGCTGATGGGCAGCGAGTTCATCGTCTGGCTGCCGCTGACGCAGCATGCGCAGGTGGCCGCGCAACGTGTCGAACCGGCGGCGGCGAACACGGCGTCGGGCCAGCGCGTGCTGCTCGTCGACGACAGCGTGGATGCCGCGACCGCAATGGCGATGCTGCTCGAAGCGGACGGCTTCGACGTGCGCACTGCGCACGAAGCGAACGAAGCGCTCGCCATTTCCGATATCTTCGCGCCGCAGATCGTGCTGCTCGATATCGGCTTGCCGGGAATGGACGGTTACCGGCTCGCCGCCGAAATGCGTGCGCGGGCCGCGACGGCGGACGCATTGCTGATCGCGGTGACGGGCTACGGGCAGGCGCATGATCGTCAACGTTCGAAGGATGCGGGCTTCGATCATCATCTCGTGAAGCCCGTGGCATTCGAGGAAATCCAGAGGGCCGTGCGAGGAAGGTTCGGTTAG
- a CDS encoding ATP-binding response regulator — translation MTRPLYAMLIDGEHDIVAARVKARDASAALGFSAQDQTRISTSVLEAARTVLIAGSAARAEFLVDDDVRPPRFVVRFLANPGAGERLRALRHDHSQATLGLLAAQRLMDYCAIADEPDGATSISLAKTLPDSAPSDGRALQSVTEALTRQSNEDSMAEVQRQNRELIAALADLRERQEELTRLTRELEDTNRGVVALYAELDARADHLRRADESKSRFLSNMSHEFRTPLSSIRALSKLLLDRIDGDLTEEQEKQVRFIRKAAEDLSETVDDLLDLAKIEAGKIAVRPAEFEVDTLFSALRGMLRPLSPGGAVELVFESCEGIPPIHTDEAKVAQIVRNFVSNALKFTERGEVRVAASYDDARRLITFSVSDTGIGIAAEHQQVVFEEFGQVENRLQQYVKGTGLGLPLCRKLCKLLGGDVSLASEPGRGSVFSATIPAHYGADVATAHPAASDTRPAVLVVASNPIERLDCEAALRESAYRTLHAATLDEASRLLVRTQPAALVLAVRPAPPEAWIWLAALRAQAATRSIPIVVLGETQDRNEAQALGATAFIEKPVGGGALPRVLDAVTGKGRPS, via the coding sequence ATGACGCGCCCCCTCTACGCGATGCTGATCGACGGCGAGCACGATATCGTCGCGGCTCGCGTCAAGGCGCGCGACGCGAGCGCGGCGCTCGGCTTTTCTGCGCAGGATCAAACGCGCATTTCAACGTCCGTGCTCGAAGCGGCGCGCACCGTGCTGATCGCGGGCAGTGCGGCGCGCGCGGAGTTTCTCGTCGATGACGACGTCCGCCCGCCGCGTTTCGTCGTGCGCTTTCTGGCGAATCCGGGCGCGGGCGAACGGCTGCGCGCATTGCGCCACGACCACTCGCAGGCCACGCTCGGCCTGCTCGCGGCACAGCGTCTGATGGACTATTGCGCGATCGCCGACGAACCCGACGGCGCGACATCGATCTCGCTCGCGAAGACGCTGCCCGACAGCGCACCGTCCGACGGGCGCGCACTGCAAAGCGTGACGGAAGCCCTGACGCGCCAGTCGAACGAAGATTCGATGGCCGAAGTGCAGCGGCAGAATCGCGAGCTGATCGCGGCGCTCGCCGATCTGCGCGAACGTCAGGAAGAACTGACACGGCTCACGCGCGAACTCGAAGACACCAATCGCGGCGTGGTCGCGCTCTATGCGGAACTCGACGCGCGCGCCGACCATTTGCGCCGCGCGGACGAGTCGAAGTCGCGCTTTCTCTCGAACATGAGCCACGAATTCCGCACGCCGCTTTCGTCGATTCGTGCGCTGTCGAAACTGCTGCTGGACCGTATCGACGGCGATCTGACCGAAGAGCAGGAGAAGCAGGTGCGCTTCATCCGCAAGGCGGCGGAAGACCTCTCCGAAACCGTCGACGATCTGCTCGATCTCGCGAAGATCGAAGCGGGCAAGATCGCGGTGCGGCCCGCCGAATTCGAAGTCGATACGCTGTTCTCGGCGTTGCGCGGCATGCTCCGGCCGTTGTCGCCGGGCGGCGCGGTGGAACTCGTGTTCGAGTCCTGCGAAGGCATCCCGCCGATCCATACCGATGAAGCCAAGGTCGCGCAGATCGTGCGCAACTTCGTGTCGAACGCGCTCAAGTTCACCGAGCGCGGCGAGGTGCGCGTCGCCGCGAGTTACGACGACGCGCGCCGGCTCATCACGTTTTCCGTGAGCGATACGGGCATCGGGATTGCAGCGGAGCATCAGCAAGTGGTGTTCGAGGAGTTCGGGCAAGTCGAGAACCGTTTGCAGCAATACGTGAAGGGCACGGGCCTCGGGCTGCCGCTGTGCCGCAAGCTGTGCAAGCTGCTCGGCGGCGATGTCTCGCTGGCGAGCGAACCCGGACGCGGCTCCGTCTTCAGCGCGACGATCCCTGCACATTACGGCGCGGACGTCGCCACGGCGCATCCCGCCGCGAGCGATACGCGGCCCGCCGTGCTGGTCGTCGCGAGCAATCCGATCGAGCGGCTCGACTGCGAGGCGGCGCTGCGCGAATCGGCGTATCGCACGTTGCACGCAGCGACGCTCGACGAAGCGAGCCGTCTGCTCGTGCGCACGCAGCCCGCCGCGCTGGTGCTCGCCGTGCGGCCCGCGCCGCCGGAAGCATGGATCTGGCTCGCGGCGCTGCGGGCACAGGCCGCGACGCGCAGCATTCCGATCGTCGTGCTCGGGGAGACGCAGGACCGCAACGAAGCGCAGGCGCTGGGCGCGACCGCGTTCATCGAGAAACCGGTGGGCGGCGGCGCGCTGCCGCGCGTCCTGGACGCGGTGACGGGCAAGGGACGACCATCATGA
- a CDS encoding ATP-binding SpoIIE family protein phosphatase has product METVLKESMAAQQRFEIAEPTQIAYARRAVGELARGLGFNETVAGELAIVVTECGTNLLKHAQRGELLVRPLMEAGVVASLRYGIEMLCIDSGPGIQDLYRCFEDGYTTAGSPGNGMGAIQRLSHELDIWSAPGHGTVLRVVFWKAPRAADAAAPEPHPAYGVVNLPLETEIVSGDAWSCRVHAGEFTVLVADGLGHGPLANVAAVEAAKAMATHGELALERIMEAANDALRPTRGAAVGIARMPASVSTDGMNVSFAGIGNISASVWTETSHRHLVSHSGIVGHAARRAQVFDVPCPPGALVVLHSDGLTSRWDLARYPGLALRHPALVAAVLYRDFTRGRDDVTVFVARPAGTV; this is encoded by the coding sequence ATGGAAACCGTTCTGAAGGAATCGATGGCCGCGCAGCAGCGCTTCGAGATCGCCGAGCCGACGCAGATCGCCTATGCACGGCGCGCGGTCGGCGAACTCGCACGCGGGCTGGGTTTCAACGAGACGGTCGCGGGCGAACTCGCGATCGTCGTGACGGAATGCGGCACGAACCTGCTCAAGCACGCGCAGCGCGGCGAGCTGCTCGTGCGGCCGCTCATGGAAGCGGGCGTCGTCGCGTCGCTGCGTTACGGCATCGAAATGCTATGTATCGACAGCGGTCCGGGCATTCAGGATCTCTACCGCTGCTTCGAGGACGGCTACACGACGGCGGGCAGTCCCGGCAACGGCATGGGCGCGATCCAGCGCCTGTCGCACGAACTCGATATCTGGAGCGCGCCGGGGCACGGCACCGTGCTGCGCGTCGTGTTCTGGAAAGCGCCGCGCGCCGCCGACGCAGCCGCGCCCGAGCCGCATCCCGCATACGGCGTCGTGAATCTGCCGCTCGAAACCGAAATCGTCAGCGGCGATGCCTGGTCGTGCCGCGTGCATGCGGGCGAATTCACGGTGCTCGTCGCCGACGGCCTCGGCCACGGTCCGCTCGCCAATGTCGCGGCCGTCGAGGCGGCAAAGGCAATGGCCACGCACGGCGAGCTTGCGCTCGAACGCATCATGGAGGCCGCGAACGACGCGCTGCGGCCGACGCGCGGCGCCGCAGTCGGCATTGCGCGCATGCCGGCGAGTGTGTCCACGGACGGCATGAACGTCTCGTTCGCGGGCATCGGCAATATTTCGGCGAGCGTGTGGACGGAAACGTCGCACCGGCATCTGGTGTCGCACAGCGGCATCGTCGGGCATGCGGCGCGGCGCGCGCAGGTGTTCGACGTGCCGTGCCCGCCTGGCGCGCTCGTCGTGCTGCATTCGGACGGGCTCACGTCGCGCTGGGATCTCGCGCGTTATCCGGGCCTGGCGCTGCGGCATCCGGCGCTCGTCGCGGCCGTGCTGTATCGCGACTTCACGCGCGGGCGCGACGATGTCACCGTGTTCGTCGCCCGTCCGGCCGGGACCGTTTGA